One genomic region from Bubalus bubalis isolate 160015118507 breed Murrah chromosome 24, NDDB_SH_1, whole genome shotgun sequence encodes:
- the LOC102401048 gene encoding caspase-14 isoform X1: MAFLVAGTLQVASQVADAQESLGRKGKYSMKGPRVALALCSPEVSASTVAVLEGVFQTLGFESCRRQEASVQGFRGELTRFREQLDAHGGSVGCAFVALVARPWQLRQSQQLVRELSRCKALWGRPKVFLLLSSAPGAVPAPGAFLASLGELCGRRPHWSLLQLLTEVFSRTAEESAGAAYCPVLRSSLRGALCLGNVEPWGPEPEPGPSAQYDLSGARAALLLAVTQGRPGAQHDVEALGSLCQALGFETTLRTDPTAQAFQEEMAQFRKQLDAHRGPVSCALVALMAHGGPQGKLLGADGQERQLEVLVQELSHCGALRGCPKIFLFQACRGGHRDAGMGPAALPWFRRWLRAPPATPSQADVLHVCTDVQGRSSRGPTPGSLNQADVLMVYAAAEGCVAYRDEKGSDFIQTLVEVLRADPKADLLELMTEVNRQVCELDVLGPDCDERRKACLEIHSSLRRRLCLQV; encoded by the exons atggctttcttggtggctGGGACCCTGCAGGTGGCCTCGCAGGTGGCCGATGCTCAGGAGAGCCTGGGAAGAAAG GGTAAGTACAGCATGAAGGGTCCAAGGGTGGCCCTGGCCCTCTGCAGCCCTGAGGTGTCAGCCTCTACGGTCGCTGTCCTGGAGGGTGTGTTCCAGACCCTGGGCTTTGAGAGCTGCCGGAGGCAGGAGGCCTCCGTCCAG GGCTTCCGTGGGGAGCTGACAAGGTTCCGGGAGCAGCTGGATGCCCATGGGGGCTCGGTGGGTTGTGCTTTCGTGGCCTTGGTGGCCCGCCCCTGGCAGCTGAGGCAGTCGCAGCAGCTGGTCCGGGAGCTGAGCCGCTGCAAGGCCCTGTGGGGCCGCCCCAAGGTCTTCCTGCTGCTCTCCAGTGCTCCCGGGG CTGTCCCCGCGCCTGGGGCCTTCCTCGCCAGCCTGGGCGAGCTCTGCGGCCGCCGTCCTCACTGGtcactgctgcagctgctaacgGAG GTCTTCTCCAGGACAGCTGAAGAGTCCGCAGGGGCTGCCTACTGCCCGGTGCTTCGGAGCTCCTTGCGGGGGGCACTGTGCCTAGGGAACGTGGAGCCCTGGGGGCCCGAG CCAGAGCCCGGCCCCAGCGCTCAGTATGACCTGTCCGGGGCCAGGGCCGCCCTCCTCCTGGCTGTGACCCAGGGCCGGCCAGGGGCCCAGCATGATGTGGAGGCGCTGGGGAgcttgtgccaggccctgggcttcGAGACCACCCTGAGGACAGACCCTACAGCCCAG GCTTTCCAGGAGGAGATGGCGCAGTTCAGGAAGCAGCTGGACGCCCACAGGGGCCCCGTGAGCTGTGCCCTTGTGGCCCTCATGGCCCACGGGGGCCCTCAGGGGAAGCTCCTGGGGGCTGACGGGCAAGAGAGGCAGCTGGAAGTGCTTGTGCAGGAGCTGAGCCACTGCGGGGCGCTGCGGGGCTGCCCCAAGATCTTCCTGTTTCAGGCTTGCCGTGGGG GGCACAGGGATGCGGGCATGGGACCTGCAGCTCTCCCCTGGTTCAGACGCTGGCTGCGGGCACCACCAGCCACCCCCTCCCAGGCCGATGTCCTCCACGTCTGTACTGATGTGCAAG GCAGGTCCTCCAGGGGCCCCACTCCAGGGAGCCTTAACCAAGCAGATGTGCTGATGGTCTATGCAGCCGCTGAAG GCTGTGTGGCCTATCGGGATGAGAAGGGCTCAGACTTTATCCAGACGCTGGTGGAGGTCCTCAGAGCTGACCCCAAGGCGGACCTCCTGGAGCTGATGACTGAG GTCAATCGGCAGGTGTGTGAGCTGGACGTGCTGGGTCCCGACTGTGATGAGCGCCGCAAGGCCTGTCTGGAGATCCACAGCTCCCTGAGGCGCCGGCTCTGCCTGCAGGTCTGA
- the LOC102401048 gene encoding uncharacterized protein LOC102401048 isoform X2 produces the protein MAFLVAGTLQVASQVADAQESLGRKGKYSMKGPRVALALCSPEVSASTVAVLEGVFQTLGFESCRRQEASVQGFRGELTRFREQLDAHGGSVGCAFVALVARPWQLRQSQQLVRELSRCKALWGRPKVFLLLSSAPGAVPAPGAFLASLGELCGRRPHWSLLQLLTEVFSRTAEESAGAAYCPVLRSSLRGALCLGNVEPWGPEPEPGPSAQYDLSGARAALLLAVTQGRPGAQHDVEALGSLCQALGFETTLRTDPTAQAFQEEMAQFRKQLDAHRGPVSCALVALMAHGGPQGKLLGADGQERQLEVLVQELSHCGALRGCPKIFLFQACRGGHRDAGMGPAALPWFRRWLRAPPATPSQADVLHVCTDVQGRSSRGPTPGSLNQADVLMVYAAAEGCVAYRDEKGSDFIQTLVEVLRADPKADLLELMTEV, from the exons atggctttcttggtggctGGGACCCTGCAGGTGGCCTCGCAGGTGGCCGATGCTCAGGAGAGCCTGGGAAGAAAG GGTAAGTACAGCATGAAGGGTCCAAGGGTGGCCCTGGCCCTCTGCAGCCCTGAGGTGTCAGCCTCTACGGTCGCTGTCCTGGAGGGTGTGTTCCAGACCCTGGGCTTTGAGAGCTGCCGGAGGCAGGAGGCCTCCGTCCAG GGCTTCCGTGGGGAGCTGACAAGGTTCCGGGAGCAGCTGGATGCCCATGGGGGCTCGGTGGGTTGTGCTTTCGTGGCCTTGGTGGCCCGCCCCTGGCAGCTGAGGCAGTCGCAGCAGCTGGTCCGGGAGCTGAGCCGCTGCAAGGCCCTGTGGGGCCGCCCCAAGGTCTTCCTGCTGCTCTCCAGTGCTCCCGGGG CTGTCCCCGCGCCTGGGGCCTTCCTCGCCAGCCTGGGCGAGCTCTGCGGCCGCCGTCCTCACTGGtcactgctgcagctgctaacgGAG GTCTTCTCCAGGACAGCTGAAGAGTCCGCAGGGGCTGCCTACTGCCCGGTGCTTCGGAGCTCCTTGCGGGGGGCACTGTGCCTAGGGAACGTGGAGCCCTGGGGGCCCGAG CCAGAGCCCGGCCCCAGCGCTCAGTATGACCTGTCCGGGGCCAGGGCCGCCCTCCTCCTGGCTGTGACCCAGGGCCGGCCAGGGGCCCAGCATGATGTGGAGGCGCTGGGGAgcttgtgccaggccctgggcttcGAGACCACCCTGAGGACAGACCCTACAGCCCAG GCTTTCCAGGAGGAGATGGCGCAGTTCAGGAAGCAGCTGGACGCCCACAGGGGCCCCGTGAGCTGTGCCCTTGTGGCCCTCATGGCCCACGGGGGCCCTCAGGGGAAGCTCCTGGGGGCTGACGGGCAAGAGAGGCAGCTGGAAGTGCTTGTGCAGGAGCTGAGCCACTGCGGGGCGCTGCGGGGCTGCCCCAAGATCTTCCTGTTTCAGGCTTGCCGTGGGG GGCACAGGGATGCGGGCATGGGACCTGCAGCTCTCCCCTGGTTCAGACGCTGGCTGCGGGCACCACCAGCCACCCCCTCCCAGGCCGATGTCCTCCACGTCTGTACTGATGTGCAAG GCAGGTCCTCCAGGGGCCCCACTCCAGGGAGCCTTAACCAAGCAGATGTGCTGATGGTCTATGCAGCCGCTGAAG GCTGTGTGGCCTATCGGGATGAGAAGGGCTCAGACTTTATCCAGACGCTGGTGGAGGTCCTCAGAGCTGACCCCAAGGCGGACCTCCTGGAGCTGATGACTGAG GTCTGA
- the LOC102401048 gene encoding uncharacterized protein LOC102401048 isoform X3 yields MAFLVAGTLQVASQVADAQESLGRKGKYSMKGPRVALALCSPEVSASTVAVLEGVFQTLGFESCRRQEASVQGFRGELTRFREQLDAHGGSVGCAFVALVARPWQLRQSQQLVRELSRCKALWGRPKVFLLLSSAPGAVPAPGAFLASLGELCGRRPHWSLLQLLTEVFSRTAEESAGAAYCPVLRSSLRGALCLGNVEPWGPEAFQEEMAQFRKQLDAHRGPVSCALVALMAHGGPQGKLLGADGQERQLEVLVQELSHCGALRGCPKIFLFQACRGGHRDAGMGPAALPWFRRWLRAPPATPSQADVLHVCTDVQGRSSRGPTPGSLNQADVLMVYAAAEGCVAYRDEKGSDFIQTLVEVLRADPKADLLELMTEVNRQVCELDVLGPDCDERRKACLEIHSSLRRRLCLQV; encoded by the exons atggctttcttggtggctGGGACCCTGCAGGTGGCCTCGCAGGTGGCCGATGCTCAGGAGAGCCTGGGAAGAAAG GGTAAGTACAGCATGAAGGGTCCAAGGGTGGCCCTGGCCCTCTGCAGCCCTGAGGTGTCAGCCTCTACGGTCGCTGTCCTGGAGGGTGTGTTCCAGACCCTGGGCTTTGAGAGCTGCCGGAGGCAGGAGGCCTCCGTCCAG GGCTTCCGTGGGGAGCTGACAAGGTTCCGGGAGCAGCTGGATGCCCATGGGGGCTCGGTGGGTTGTGCTTTCGTGGCCTTGGTGGCCCGCCCCTGGCAGCTGAGGCAGTCGCAGCAGCTGGTCCGGGAGCTGAGCCGCTGCAAGGCCCTGTGGGGCCGCCCCAAGGTCTTCCTGCTGCTCTCCAGTGCTCCCGGGG CTGTCCCCGCGCCTGGGGCCTTCCTCGCCAGCCTGGGCGAGCTCTGCGGCCGCCGTCCTCACTGGtcactgctgcagctgctaacgGAG GTCTTCTCCAGGACAGCTGAAGAGTCCGCAGGGGCTGCCTACTGCCCGGTGCTTCGGAGCTCCTTGCGGGGGGCACTGTGCCTAGGGAACGTGGAGCCCTGGGGGCCCGAG GCTTTCCAGGAGGAGATGGCGCAGTTCAGGAAGCAGCTGGACGCCCACAGGGGCCCCGTGAGCTGTGCCCTTGTGGCCCTCATGGCCCACGGGGGCCCTCAGGGGAAGCTCCTGGGGGCTGACGGGCAAGAGAGGCAGCTGGAAGTGCTTGTGCAGGAGCTGAGCCACTGCGGGGCGCTGCGGGGCTGCCCCAAGATCTTCCTGTTTCAGGCTTGCCGTGGGG GGCACAGGGATGCGGGCATGGGACCTGCAGCTCTCCCCTGGTTCAGACGCTGGCTGCGGGCACCACCAGCCACCCCCTCCCAGGCCGATGTCCTCCACGTCTGTACTGATGTGCAAG GCAGGTCCTCCAGGGGCCCCACTCCAGGGAGCCTTAACCAAGCAGATGTGCTGATGGTCTATGCAGCCGCTGAAG GCTGTGTGGCCTATCGGGATGAGAAGGGCTCAGACTTTATCCAGACGCTGGTGGAGGTCCTCAGAGCTGACCCCAAGGCGGACCTCCTGGAGCTGATGACTGAG GTCAATCGGCAGGTGTGTGAGCTGGACGTGCTGGGTCCCGACTGTGATGAGCGCCGCAAGGCCTGTCTGGAGATCCACAGCTCCCTGAGGCGCCGGCTCTGCCTGCAGGTCTGA